In Labrus mixtus chromosome 11, fLabMix1.1, whole genome shotgun sequence, a single window of DNA contains:
- the rbm12ba gene encoding RNA binding motif protein 12Ba → MAIILRLQGLDVKAGTEDIRSFFAFLHIPDGGVYILGGSLREAFIAFNTERDAQLAMRLTGNVLKGSPVRLHISSMAEMELKLESLLKKKEPSPAQVTDKGTKRSKGAEPHLNGRIPSPKEADLRPTRPLDPRKQSLTTNQQASNAPSLDSGAAFILGVCSVLQGLQSLHQGENETKADPTAVSDEVQTQEQSVVSNPGYVRLFGLPASTTKDDICQFFRGLTVQEVIVNVKLGISHGCLVKFANMQDASDALLFNQHQLGNFTVEVRGATEKMWTSALQECENALDDGSRLKPNRSPFRETPNHKRKPPSVLWMKRGPISLLSSKSAKKPKCDDLTATWPTKEYIVKVSNLPPTMTKTEIKELFGCPTIPHKHVLHFLDQEGNRTDVAFIIFKCTADYDYAINLNGCHVGSAAIEVTSITRFMMRKMMTKTHPRSQNHTPKMGTKKQMNRTGFSDPVEPPSWNRDPAAQTCLFVRNMPADVQESQIRSLFFKYKLAKENIFLLRDSDGRGIGEAVVQFKSPKHASLAQRLHRRDFLGSEVLLTPINGKQMKDILGQDMLK, encoded by the coding sequence ATGGCCATAATCTTACGATTGCAAGGCCTCGACGTGAAGGCCGGCACTGAAGATATACGTTCATTCTTCGCGTTCCTTCACATTCCAGACGGCGGAGTTTACATACTTGGAGGAAGTCTGAGAGAAGCGTTCATTGCATTTAACACAGAAAGGGATGCCCAGCTCGCCATGCGGTTAACGGGAAATGTTCTGAAGGGGTCTCCGGTGAGGCTGCATATAAGCAGCATGGCAGAAATGGAGCTCAAACTTGAGTCattgttaaagaaaaaggaaccCTCCCCCGCGCAGGTCACAGACAAAGGAACAAAGCGTTCCAAGGGTGCAGAACCACATTTGAATGGAAGGATTCCTAGCCCCAAAGAGGCAGATCTACGACCTACAAGACCACTTGATCCCAGGAAACAGTCACTTACTACAAATCAGCAAGCTTCAAATGCACCCTCACTTGATTCAGGTGCTGCCTTTATCCTCGGAGTTTGCTCTGTTCTTCAAGGTCTCCAGTCATTGCATCAGGGAGAAAATGAAACGAAGGCTGACCCCACAGCTGTGTCTGATGAGGTACAGACACAAGAGCAAAGTGTGGTTTCAAACCCAGGCTATGTCAGGCTCTTTGGTCTGCCAGCCTCAACCACAAAAGATGACATCTGTCAGTTTTTCCGAGGGTTGACTGTGCAGGAAGTCATAGTGAACGTGAAGTTGGGAATTAGTCATGGCTGCCTTGTGAAGTTCGCCAACATGCAGGACGCAAGTGATGCACTTCTCTTCAATCAACACCAGCTGGGCAACTTCACTGTGGAGGTTCGTGGAGCGACAGAGAAGATGTGGACTAGTGCACTGCAAGAATGTGAAAATGCACTGGATGATGGTTCAAGATTGAAACCTAACCGAAGCCCTTTTAGAGAAACTCCAAACCACAAACGCAAACCCCCCTCTGTGCTGTGGATGAAGAGGGGACCTATCAGCCTGCTGTCATCTAAATCAGCAAAAAAGCCAAAATGTGATGACTTAACTGCGACATGGCCAACAAAAGAGTACATTGTGAAGGTCAGTAATCTGCCCCCCACGATGACaaagactgaaataaaagaaTTATTTGGATGCCCGACCAttccacacaaacatgtactgCATTTTCTTGACCAGGAAGGCAATAGAACCGACGTagcttttatcatttttaaatgcactgcAGATTATGACTATGCAATAAACCTTAATGGTTGCCATGTGGGCTCTGCTGCCATTGAGGTGACATCAATCACAAGGTTCATGATGAGGAAAATGATGACTAAAACCCATCCAAGGAGTCAGAATCATACTCCGAAGATGGgcacaaagaaacaaatgaatCGAACGGGCTTCTCTGATCCAGTTGAACCACCAAGCTGGAACCGAGACCCAGCAGCCCAGACGTGCCTGTTTGTCAGAAACATGCCAGCTGACGTGCAGGAAAGTCAAATAAGAAGCCTTTTCTTCAAATACAAACTTGCCAAAGAGAATATCTTCTTGCTGCGGGACAGTGACGGCAGGGGCATTGGTGAGGCCGTGGTCCAATTTAAATCACCAAAGCATGCTTCACTTGCTCAAAGACTCCACAGACGGGACTTCTTGGGGTCTGAAGTGCTCCTCACTCCCATAAATGGGAAGCAGATGAAAGACATTTTAGGGCAAGACATGTTAAAGTGA
- the si:ch211-197h24.6 gene encoding uncharacterized protein si:ch211-197h24.6 isoform X1: MEAQASLNNPMLKNGPQQNHRRNNRRKQPQHSAEIVFTKGSIIQTMPSLSKLLKGVPECIVGLQYVWEYRSPSKSVPPHYQCKLCAVSRLQHDMVAHVKGWKHSFRYLKKVHPEKLTCEEEEAVKDPTVRKTIKEAAAEVERVEGRGQLKVILKEPCEVIAFKGLRSATPKAVPPPAPGMGLKGPPPFGPRFSDQRFPPQGGFLPEYPVGDYGEPGFGGYSTGKDFLDSGMDRGPFSDGMGLHPAGDGFGPGGDSYRRGGLLESPGRLYPDEYRGSQGGGGLMDRPVDKPVERTGLLGAAPDSSNLSNKLLTYLDSFRIENENDAQLVLKVTQKLTDVLMEYRLRSVSSGSSLNSFSMSSTSFSSTPSRLPSSDRYSSSLSGPNRFSDGPSRFYK, encoded by the exons ATGGAGGCTCAAGCTTCACTCAACAACCCTATGCTAAAAAATGGGCCGCAGCAAAACCACAGGAGGAATAACAGG AGAAAGCAGCCGCAGCATTCTGCTGAGATAG TATTTACCAAAGGCTCCATTATTCAGACTATGCCCAGTCTCAGCAAACTGTTGAAGGGGGTCCCAGAGTGCATCGTTG GTCTTCAATATGTCTGGGAGTACAGAAGCCCAAGCAAATCTGTCCCACCCCACTACCAGTGCAAACTCTGTGCTGTCTCCCGCTTGCAGCATGATATGGTTGCCCACGTGAAAGGCTGGAAACACAGCTTCAGATacttg AAAAAGGTTCACCCTGAAAAGCTCAcctgtgaggaagaggaggccgtCAAAGACCCCACTGTTAGGAAGACAAttaaagaagctgcagcagaggtAGAGCGTGTAGAAGGCAGGGGACAACTCAAG GTAATTCTGAAAGAGCCCTGTGAAGTCATTGCTTTCAAAGGACTTC GTTCTGCGACCCCTAAAGCTGTGCCTCCTCCAGCACCAGGAATGGGACTTAAGGGACCTCCACCCTTTG GTCCCCGATTCTCTGACCAGCGGTTTCCTCCTCAGGGGGGTTTTCTCCCTGAATATCCAGTGGGAGACTATGGGGAGCCTGGCTTTGGAGGGTACTCGACCGGGAAAGATTTCCTTGACTCTGGTATGGATCGAGGACCTTTCTCAGATGGCATGGGTCTACACCCAGCTGGGGATGGTTTTGGACCAGGTGGAGATAGTTATAGAAGGGGTGGACTATTGGAGAGCCCAGGAAGACTGTATCCTGATGAGTACCGGGGCagccaagggggggggggcttaatgGACAGACCAGTTGACAAACCAGTGGAGAGGACTGGCCTGCTGGGAGCAGCTCCAGATAGTAGCAACCTCTCCAATAAACTACTCACTTACCTG GATTCTTTCCGGATAGAGAATGAGAATGATGCACAGCTGGTGCTGAAGGTGACACAGAAACTAACAGACGTGCTGATGGAGTACAGACTGAGAAGTGTATCGTCG GGCTCCAGTCTGAACAGCTTTTCAATGAGCTCGACAAGTTTTTCTTCTACACCCTCAAGACTGCCAAGCAGCGACAGATACTCCAGTAGTCTCTCAG GTCCAAACAGGTTCTCCGATGGTCCATCCAGGTTTTACAAATGA
- the si:ch211-197h24.6 gene encoding uncharacterized protein si:ch211-197h24.6 isoform X2, producing the protein MPSLSKLLKGVPECIVGLQYVWEYRSPSKSVPPHYQCKLCAVSRLQHDMVAHVKGWKHSFRYLKKVHPEKLTCEEEEAVKDPTVRKTIKEAAAEVERVEGRGQLKVILKEPCEVIAFKGLRSATPKAVPPPAPGMGLKGPPPFGPRFSDQRFPPQGGFLPEYPVGDYGEPGFGGYSTGKDFLDSGMDRGPFSDGMGLHPAGDGFGPGGDSYRRGGLLESPGRLYPDEYRGSQGGGGLMDRPVDKPVERTGLLGAAPDSSNLSNKLLTYLDSFRIENENDAQLVLKVTQKLTDVLMEYRLRSVSSGSSLNSFSMSSTSFSSTPSRLPSSDRYSSSLSGPNRFSDGPSRFYK; encoded by the exons ATGCCCAGTCTCAGCAAACTGTTGAAGGGGGTCCCAGAGTGCATCGTTG GTCTTCAATATGTCTGGGAGTACAGAAGCCCAAGCAAATCTGTCCCACCCCACTACCAGTGCAAACTCTGTGCTGTCTCCCGCTTGCAGCATGATATGGTTGCCCACGTGAAAGGCTGGAAACACAGCTTCAGATacttg AAAAAGGTTCACCCTGAAAAGCTCAcctgtgaggaagaggaggccgtCAAAGACCCCACTGTTAGGAAGACAAttaaagaagctgcagcagaggtAGAGCGTGTAGAAGGCAGGGGACAACTCAAG GTAATTCTGAAAGAGCCCTGTGAAGTCATTGCTTTCAAAGGACTTC GTTCTGCGACCCCTAAAGCTGTGCCTCCTCCAGCACCAGGAATGGGACTTAAGGGACCTCCACCCTTTG GTCCCCGATTCTCTGACCAGCGGTTTCCTCCTCAGGGGGGTTTTCTCCCTGAATATCCAGTGGGAGACTATGGGGAGCCTGGCTTTGGAGGGTACTCGACCGGGAAAGATTTCCTTGACTCTGGTATGGATCGAGGACCTTTCTCAGATGGCATGGGTCTACACCCAGCTGGGGATGGTTTTGGACCAGGTGGAGATAGTTATAGAAGGGGTGGACTATTGGAGAGCCCAGGAAGACTGTATCCTGATGAGTACCGGGGCagccaagggggggggggcttaatgGACAGACCAGTTGACAAACCAGTGGAGAGGACTGGCCTGCTGGGAGCAGCTCCAGATAGTAGCAACCTCTCCAATAAACTACTCACTTACCTG GATTCTTTCCGGATAGAGAATGAGAATGATGCACAGCTGGTGCTGAAGGTGACACAGAAACTAACAGACGTGCTGATGGAGTACAGACTGAGAAGTGTATCGTCG GGCTCCAGTCTGAACAGCTTTTCAATGAGCTCGACAAGTTTTTCTTCTACACCCTCAAGACTGCCAAGCAGCGACAGATACTCCAGTAGTCTCTCAG GTCCAAACAGGTTCTCCGATGGTCCATCCAGGTTTTACAAATGA
- the tmem67 gene encoding meckelin has product MATGTPPFAVRRLKVLLPLFLIICIDIISCQQFIIPYTAPSDCNVEEFFDISSISCVRCGPNQLRSTTGLRCICKIGYQTLTTDKASIICQECSTDKPAVTADGFGCIRCPGSLSDDGKCQCPKDSVLVERDVSGNLLDEARCETCNGNSPALSVPNNSGARCERCQASFTNTSCLCKPPNVLVGGLCFPPGSLSTNVNPSVNFAQLKFSVQSAWFVQNLYSASAACLVFSNLTACQALGNMCVMNMHSFTGVSTDACGLFNTIYRSRAALSSTQDISYWRVNLPWLYYGEEPGLAGRVLQTDPVPVGFSFRGRNKVPNTDIKLIAAVYNVRGEFLRWEPVGGQNIQFCPDTKTKQVAAFSFGTAYQQSCDLSVKELLDTYPEPVFYDVFMELGGGENKKLLPLPTLVNNQQYNGRFINQESMKNWYLSRRIFLVDGLSGREKSLSAQPKVIRVTSSVKIRFQLVPRTLEGQVYPPLIIVTYRDVPITDIDTQTVSITFAVEYEMDQNEARMKTNTALGVMGGVAVLYSLLKTVSWKRRIASPLIDVETVMKFLLFYAGDLANVFFTVTVGTGLYWLIFYKAQQSVSVLLPLPAQEEQFVTYIGCAFALKALQLLHKLILQVSVDVFLMDWERPRSKAGRTVQAAGESKREPSPVSIWRTYFVANEWNEIQTIRKISPTFQIIAVLFFLEVLGFSNLALRDPWPTLERSPEAYTPSYSLILRYGVAATLWLCIGLLQVIFFTVFYEHFVEDKVRQFVDLCSISNISVLLLSHRCFGYYIHGRSVHGHADTNMEEMNNNLRREHESLCSQRGLLPNSELQTFQVSITNRLRVQYDRIREPFSRGNMFPGLHRNGPSRLMDAGSCNGLEQQAKAYNTMNYFLGSIIDHAYPDMDFIVKDKLMFERVIGMEFLEPSDKSIFYTDEAHSFSDVLYYGNEATLLIFDTLFFCVVDLGSQSFVLAAVLTYLQQMILRLLRNTLGRKNLVNKTMVDERFLI; this is encoded by the exons ATGGCGACGGGGACGCCACCGTTTGCTGTTCGGAGACTAAAAGTGCTTTTGCCATTATTTCTAATAATTTGCATAGATATTATTTCCTGTCAGCAGTTTATCATACCCTATACGGCTCCTTCAGATTGTAATGTGGAAGAATTTTTCGATATCTCGAGTATTTCATGTGTGAGGTGCGGTCCAAATCAACTACGGAGCACAACAG gACTGAGATGCATTTGTAAAATCGGCTACCAAACCCTCACCACTGATAAGGCGTCCATAATTTGTCAGGAATGTTCAACAGACAAACCA GCAGTAACTGCTGATGGGTTTGGGTGTATTCGCTGTCCAGGCAGTCTTAGTGATGATGGAAAGTGCCAGTGCCCAAAAGATAGTGTCCTGG TGGAGAGAGATGTCAGTGGAAACCTTTTGGATGAGGCAAGATGTGAAACGTGTAATGGAAACTCCCCTGCTCTGTCTGTCCCAAACAACAGTGGAGCTAG GTGCGAGCGATGCCAGGCCTCTTTCACTAACACCTCCTGTTTGTGTAAACCTCCTAATGTCTTG GTAGGAGGGTTATGTTTCCCTCCAGGCAGCCTCTCCACCAATGTGAATCCCAGTGTTAACTTTGCTCAGTTG AAGTTCAGTGTGCAGTCTGCCTGGTTTGTCCAGAACCTGTACTCCGCATCGGCAGCATGCCTT GTTTTCTCAAACCTAACCGCATGTCAGGCACTTGGGAACATGTGTGTGATGAACATGCACTCCTTCACTGGCGTGTCCACTGATGCCTGCGGCCTCTTTAACACTATCTACAGATCCAGGGCTGCTCTGAGCTCAACTCAAGACATTTCATATTG GAGAGTTAATCTGCCGTGGCTCTACTATGGGGAAGAACCAGGACTGGCTGGTAGAGTGCTTCAAACTGATCCCGTTCCCGTTGGATTCAGTTTCAGAGGCAGAAACAAAGTACCG AACACTGACATAAAGCTGATTGCTGCTGTCTATAATGTCAGAGGAGAGTTCCTTAGATGGGAGCCTGTAGGAGGACAAAATATCCAG TTTTGTCCAGAcacaaaaaccaaacaggtgGCAGCCTTCAGCTTTGGAACCGCCTACCAACAAAGT tgtgatCTGTCAGTAAAAGAGCTGTTGGATACGTATCCAGAACCGGTGTTCTACGATGTGTTTATGGAGCTTGGTGgaggagagaataaaaaactTCTGCCCTTGCCTACACTCGTCAATAACCAGCAATACAATGGACGTTTCATCAACCAAG AGAGCATGAAGAACTGGTACCTGTCCCGACGAATATTTCTTGTCGATGGACTGAGCGGGAGAGAGAAGAGCTTAAGTGCCCAGCCTAAAGTCATCCGTGTAACCAGCAGTGTTAAAATAAG gTTCCAGCTGGTCCCACGAACACTTGAGGGACAGGTTTATCCTCCTCTAATAATCGTGACCTACAGAGACGTTCCCATCACAGATATCGATACTCAAACTGTGTCT ATAACATTTGCTGTGGAGTATGAGATGGATCAGAATGAGGCCCGCATGAAGACAAAT acGGCTCTGGGTGTGATGGGTGGTGTGGCTGTGCTCTATTCTCTACTGAAGACGGTCAGCTGGAAGAGGAGGATTGCGTCTCCGCTCATTGATGTGGAG ACGGTGAtgaagtttttgttgttttatgccGGAGATCTGGCCAATGTTTTCTTCACCGTCACCGTTGGAACTGGACTTTACTGGCTTATCTTTTACAAG gCCCAGCAGTCTGTATCAGTGCTGTTACCACTGCCTGCTCAGGAGGAGCAGTTTGTGACCTACATCGGCTGTGCCTTCGCCCTCAAG GCTCTCCAGCTTCTCCACAAGCTGATCCTTCAGGTGTCAGTCGATGTTTTCCTGATGGACTGGGAGAGGCCAAGAAGCAAAGCTGGCAGGACTGTGCAAG CGGCTGGTGAGTCCAAACGTGAGCCCTCTCCGGTCAGCATCTGGAGGACCTATTTTGTGGCCAATGAATGGAACGAGATCCAGACCATCCGCAAGATCAGCCCAACTTTCCAGATAATAGCTGTGCTCTTCTTTCTTGAG GTGCTGGGTTTCTCCAACCTAGCCCTGAGAGACCCCTGGCCGACCTTAGAGCGCTCCCCAGAGGCGTATACCCCCTCCTACAGCCTGATTCTCCGCTACGGCGTGGCAGCAACTTTGTGGCTCTGCATTGGacttctgcag GTGATTTTCTTCACCGTGTTTTATGAGCACTTTGTGGAGGACAAAGTACGTCAGTTTGTAGATCTCTGCTCCATCAGTAAT ATATCTGTGCTGCTGTTGTCTCACCGTTGTTTTGGCTACTACATCCATGGGCGTTCAGTACATGGACATGCAGATACAAACATGGAGGAAATGAACAACAATCTGAGGAGAGAACAT GAGTCTCTGTGTAGTCAAAGAGGTCTACTTCCCAACTCAGAGCTGCAGACCTTTCAGGTGTCTATCACAAACCGTTTGCGGGTTCAGTACGACAGGATACGGGAGCCTTTCAGCAGG ggtaACATGTTTCCTGGACTTCATAGGAATGGTCCATCACGGTTGATGGACGCAGGCTCTTGTAATGGGTTGGAGCAGCAAGCCAAAGCCTACAACACCATGAACTACTTCCTGGGATCCATTATAGACCAT GCCTACCCAGATATGGACTTCATAGTAAAGGACAAGCTTATGTTTGAGAGGGTCATAGGGATGGAGTTCCTTGAACCCAGTGATAAAAGCATCTTTTACACAG aTGAGGCCCACTCCTTCAGTGATGTGCTGTATTATGGAAACGAGGCAACACTGCTGATCTttgacactttgtttttctgtgtcgtCGACCTGGGATCCCAGAGCTTTGTGCTTGCAGCTGTTCTTACATATTTACAGCAAATG ATACTCCGCCTGCTCCGTAACACTCTCGGAAGGAAGAACCTTGTCAACAAGACTATGGTGGATGAGAGGTTTCTGATATGA
- the tex10 gene encoding testis-expressed protein 10 homolog, with amino-acid sequence MKSKKKKRQDDFQKVKLKVGKTKPKAVNATNTSFRTKGIHLSEQLKKDTSGPTTHRQLGINDLLSQLHHHNANIKHGALVGLKELLSLNPSLLDQHLSRLLSEVAAVFTDKDGNVRVAATRVLRFIAQSVPAERVAPFFPLLSAHLSCAMTHIEPSIQEDAMKVLDVLLEHYPALLAARPAVLLTNFLELISHKQSSNGTKKTPDAKGRTWSLSVNPSRAVTSQQWRLSVLSRLGRFLQAVVEERPVQESDIFVQTEGVSGSRGEDKLTPLYLNWEELSYNSKVGVRVYEHSGAKPTQRSTFKLRPEVDPGPAAGEGLDSADSVQSFAATLVPLLLEVWVEASTSDCPSNSSEGAHLLTPEAMSVMFQVLSILQLLRKLAPQQEHQDTLDAWFHKEYLGDFKQHFMKNFPYGTRDTPKHRKKVDLKRSKQTAAVPGLTVEPLALNITLCQVMVSLSQRQGVGRETDGDWLTPLRMFVRDTLSSGVKLSYRQLHMLLGTVWKMVLTQRSKTVTEELLAAVYVYYKQRNLTLQTRSLLLSFYSKLYLQEQGHTHIARSKVLCCWLASLPVQLSQLGHRNPALSARLILSIQAAASRGNKDLLNSLQTNACRLYDPQEGVVVLLPAESQQQMVQLLYFLPKMSQSLLANLSCCCTAGRISASLAATLIRIVHFRSSLSCWLVGSQEVALQDVDYISFLFSTLTGFSSDRLASLQDDEDDYLPPSPLSPLSLYPTPLEQFTHHWDVVEEVCHSLETLGSKSQCFDILQNGICKYLTKLGVVPDSMAAGLLRAVSRLMDLSVLPIEPVLRFLSQCCLSLLALLINLQQELPAETNHKREAIWGACVSALSTVPRLLRMVLQLLRVGDLSEDELPQLGQILAMLLQHTPIINQLLANASLLQEIIQRLTRYSRASTREQWLTDLLYSYSVTVTHGSSARRGNLGLRDMY; translated from the exons ATGAAgtctaagaagaagaagaggcaggaTGACTTCCAGAAGGTGAAGTTAAAGGTGGGAAAAACGAAGCCCAAAGCTGTAAATGCAACCAACACCAGTTTCCGCACCAAGGGAATTCATCTATCCGAACAGCTGAAGAAAGATACTTCTGGTCCCACCACTCACAGACAGCTTGGTATCAAT GACCTCCTGTCTCAGCTCCACCATCACAATGCCAACATAAAACACGGTGCCTTGGTGGGTTTGAAAGAGTTGCTGTCTCTCAACCCGTCTCTGTTGGACCAGCATCTGTCTCGCTTGCTTTCTGAAGTTGCAGCTGTTTTCACAGACAAGGATGGCAACGTTCGTGTAGCAGCTACCCGTGTGCTCAG GTTCATTGCACAGTCTGTGCCTGCAGAACGAGTGGCTCcgtttttccccctcctcagtGCCCACCTGTCATGTGCCATGACCCACATAGAGCCAAGCATCCAGGAGGATGCCATGAAGGTCCTAGATGTGTTACTGGAACACTACCCTGCTCTCCTAGCAGCGAGGCCCGCAGTACTCCTCACTAACTTCCTGGAGTTGatctcacacaaacaaagtaGCAATGGTACCAAAAAGACCCCGGATGCAAAGGGACGGACGTGGTCATTGTCCGTTAACCCGAGCAGGGCTGTGACAAGCCAGCAGTGGCGTCTCTCTGTTCTTTCCAG GCTTGGGCGCTTTCTGCAGGCTGTTGTTGAGGAAAGACCAGTCCAGGAGAGTGATATATTTGTTCAAACTGAAGGAGTGTCTGGCTCCAGGGGAGAGGATAAGCTCACACCTCTCTATCTCAACTGGGAAGAGCTCAGCTACAACAGCAAGGTTGGAGTTAGGGTGTATGAGCATTCTGGGGCCAAACCAACTCAACGGTCCACCTTTAAACTCAG ACCGGAGGTGGACCCTGGACCCGCAGCGGGCGAGGGCCTGGACTCGGCTGATTCTGTTCAGAGCTTTGCAGCCACTCTGGTGCCTCTTTTGTTAGAGGTTTGGGTAGAAGCCAGTACCAGTGACTGCCCCTCAAACAGCAGTGAGGGCGCTCACCTGCTCACCCCTGAGGCGATGTCAGTAATGTTCCAAGTGCTGTCgattctgcagctgctgagaaAACTGGCGCCACAGCAGGAGCACCAAGACACACTG GATGCGTGGTTTCATAAAGAATACCTGGGAGATTTTAAGCAGCACTTCATGAAAAACTTCCCCTATGGTACTCGGGACACACCCAAACATAGAAAGAAGGTTGATCTCAAAAG GAGTAAGCAGACTGCAGCAGTCCCAGGATTGACAGTGGAGCCCCTGGCCCTAAACATCACACTTTGCCAGGTCATGGTGTCCCTGAGTCAGAGGCAAGGGGTCGGCcgagagacagacggagactGGCTGACACCTCTTAGGATGTTTGTCCGAGACACTCTAAGCAGCGGAGTGAAACTGAGCTACAGGCAGCTCCACATGCTGCTGGGTACTGTGTGGAAGATGGTGCTCACACAGAGGAGCAAAA CAGTGACAGAGGAGCTGTTAGCAGCTGTGTATGTGTACTACAAGCAGAGGAACCTGACTCTACAGACACGATCTCTGCTGCTGTCCTTCTACAGCAAGCTCTACCTGCAGGAGCAAGGACACACGCACATAGCCAG GAGTAAGGTGCTGTGTTGTTGGTTGGCATCTCTTCCTGTGCAATTGTCCCAGCTGGGCCATCGTAACCCTGCCCTCTCGGCACGACTTATCCTGTCCATCCAGGCTGCCGCTTCCCGAGGAAATAAAGATCTGCTCAACAGTCTGCAGACAAACGCCTGCAGGCTCTACG ATCCACAGGAGGGAGTTGTGGTTCTGTTACCAGCAGAGTCCCAGCAACAAATGGTGCAGCTGCTCTACTTCCTGCCCAAGATGTCCCAGTCCCTGCTGGCCaacctgagctgctgctgcaccgcTGGAAGAATCTCTGCCAGTCTCGCAGCCACTCTCATTCGTATTGTCCACTTTAG GTCATCTCTGAGCTGCTGGTTGGTCGGGAGCCAGGAAGTGGCTCTGCAGGATGTGGACTACATCAGCTTCCTGTTCTCCACCCTCACAGGCTTTTCGTCCGACAGGCTCGCATCCCTGCAGGACGACGAGGACGATTACCTGCCTCCTTCGCCTCTTTCACCCCTCAGCCTCTACCCCACGCCGCTGGAGCAGTTCACACACCACTGGGATGTTGTCGAG GAAGTCTGCCACAGTCTGGAAACACTGGGTTCAAAATCTCAATGCTTTGACATCTTGCAAAATGGCATTTGCAAATACCTG ACAAAGTTAGGTGTTGTGCCTGACAGTATGGCAGCCGGGCTGCTCAGAGCTGTATCCAGACTAATGGACCTGTCCGTCCTGCCCATCGAGCCCGTGCTGCGCTTCTTGTCTCAGTGCTGCCTCAGCCTGCTGGCTCTACTCATCAACCTGCAGCAGGAGTTACCTGCTGAAACTAACCACAAAAG GGAAGCCATATGGGGCGCTTGTGTGTCAGCACTGAGCACCGTTCCTCGCCTTCTGCGAATGGTTCTGCAGTTGCTGCGAGTTGGAGATCTGAGCGAGGATGAGCTTCCACAGCTGGGACAGATCCTGGCCATGCTGCTGCAGCATACGCCGATCATAAACCAGCTACTCGCCAATGCCAGTCTGCTTCAAGAGATCATACAACGGCTCACA aggtATTCAAGAGCGTCGACCAGGGAGCAGTGGCTGACAGACTTACTCTACAGTTACAGTGTCACTGTGACTCACGGCTCTTCTGCTCGCCGTGGTAACCTGGGCCTTCGAGACATGTACTAA